From Gavia stellata isolate bGavSte3 chromosome 27, bGavSte3.hap2, whole genome shotgun sequence, one genomic window encodes:
- the AGTRAP gene encoding type-1 angiotensin II receptor-associated protein: MELPAVNLKAIILVHWLLTVWGCMNYMLPASYAWGNFSVLAVGIWAIVQRDSLDAIMMFLTGLLLTVLTDIIHISVFYPPNNYLTDVKRFSIGMAIFSLLLKPVSCYLGYRMYRERGGEYTFNIDLESSSDSHFAHNGVTRAGQDRSTYEPIDQQDAPPQWPDSSKTAQQPY, encoded by the exons gCCATCATTCTGGTACACTGGCTGCTCACAGTGTG GGGATGCATGAATTACATGTTGCCAGCTTCCTATGCCTGGGGGAATTTCAGTGTCCTTGCAGTGGGGATCTGGGCCATTGTGCAGCGAGATTCCCTTGATGCCATCATGATG TTCCTGACTGGCCTGCTGCTCACAGTCCTCACAGACATCATTCACATCTCTGTCTTCTACCCTCCAAACAACTATCTCACTGATGTGAAGCGTTTCAGTATAGGCATGGCCATCTTCAGCCTCCTCCTCAAACCTGTGTCCTGCTATTTGGGGTATCGAATGTATCGGGAGCGTGGAGGAGAGTACACCTTTAACATAG ACCTGGAGTCCTCGTCTGACAGCCATTTTGCCCACAATG GTGTCACCCGTGCAGGCCAGGATCGCAGCACCTACGAGCCAATTGATCAGCAGGATGCCCCTCCACAGTGGCCTGACTCAAGCAAGACAGCCCAGCAGCCGTACTGA